A genomic window from Halorubrum lacusprofundi ATCC 49239 includes:
- a CDS encoding 50S ribosomal protein L18: MATGPRYKVPMRRRREVRTDYHQRLRLLKSGKPRLVARVSNAHVRAQLVTPGSDGDETHAAASSEELGEYGWDAPTGNLPSAYLTGYLAGARAVDAGLDEAVLDIGLNTATPGNKTFAVQEGAIDAGLEIPHNDDVLADWSRTRGEHIAAYAEQLDEPLYSGDFDAADLPEHFDDVLATIQEDHE; encoded by the coding sequence ATGGCCACAGGACCACGATACAAGGTGCCGATGCGGCGCCGCCGCGAGGTCCGGACGGATTACCATCAGAGGTTGCGCCTGCTGAAATCGGGCAAGCCTCGCCTGGTCGCCCGGGTGAGCAACGCTCACGTCAGGGCGCAGCTGGTGACTCCCGGATCTGACGGCGACGAGACCCACGCGGCCGCCTCCAGCGAGGAGCTCGGCGAGTACGGCTGGGACGCCCCCACGGGCAATCTCCCCAGCGCGTACCTCACCGGGTACCTCGCAGGCGCTCGCGCCGTCGACGCCGGCCTCGACGAGGCCGTCCTCGACATCGGGCTCAACACGGCGACGCCCGGCAACAAGACGTTCGCAGTACAGGAAGGAGCGATCGACGCCGGCCTCGAAATCCCGCACAACGATGACGTGCTGGCCGACTGGTCGCGTACGCGTGGCGAGCACATCGCCGCGTACGCCGAGCAGCTCGACGAGCCGCTGTACAGCGGCGATTTCGACGCGGCCGACTTACCCGAGCACTTCGACGACGTGCTCGCGACAATCCAGGAGGACCATGAGTAG
- a CDS encoding 30S ribosomal protein S5, with protein sequence MSRHNDGWEPRTRLGRKVQNGDISSMEQALDSGLPLKEAEIVDQLLPGLEDEVLDINMVQRMTDSGRRVKFRCVVAVGNRDGYLGYAQARDDQVGGAIQKAIDVAKLNIIEVDRGSGSWEDQPGGTNSLTRKAEGKAGSVTVEIQPAPQGLGLAAAETVRNILELAGVEDAWTNSDGNTRTTVNLAKATFNALENAAQSRTPQHAREVHYDEVSE encoded by the coding sequence ATGAGTAGACACAACGACGGCTGGGAACCGCGGACGCGACTCGGCCGCAAGGTACAGAACGGCGACATCTCGTCGATGGAACAGGCGCTCGATTCCGGCCTCCCGCTGAAGGAGGCGGAAATCGTCGACCAGCTCCTCCCGGGGCTGGAAGACGAAGTGCTGGACATCAACATGGTCCAGCGGATGACTGACTCCGGCCGCCGCGTGAAGTTCCGCTGCGTGGTCGCCGTGGGTAACCGCGACGGCTACCTCGGCTACGCACAGGCCCGAGACGATCAGGTCGGCGGCGCGATCCAGAAGGCGATCGATGTCGCGAAGCTGAACATCATCGAAGTCGACCGCGGCTCCGGGTCCTGGGAGGACCAGCCCGGCGGCACGAACTCCCTCACCCGCAAGGCCGAGGGGAAGGCCGGCTCCGTCACCGTCGAGATCCAGCCCGCCCCGCAGGGGCTCGGGCTGGCCGCGGCGGAGACAGTCCGCAACATCTTGGAGCTCGCCGGCGTCGAAGACGCTTGGACGAACTCCGACGGCAACACCCGGACGACCGTCAACCTCGCGAAGGCGACGTTCAACGCCTTAGAGAACGCTGCGCAGTCCCGAACGCCGCAGCATGCACGTGAGGTCCACTACGACGAGGTGAGCGAGTGA
- a CDS encoding uL15m family ribosomal protein has protein sequence MTNKKRRQRGSRTHGGGTHKNRRGAGHRGGRGAAGRAKHEFHNYGPLGKYGFKRPESAQTEVLEVTVQKLDEDAALYAADDLAEEDGDAYVIDARDVVEDGYEADVVKVLGGGQVRRELRVTADAFTAGAVELIEEAGGEATLSERAEEAADESENTSDDEDDEA, from the coding sequence ATGACGAACAAGAAACGTCGACAGCGCGGTTCTCGCACGCACGGCGGCGGAACGCATAAGAACCGGCGCGGTGCCGGTCACCGCGGCGGTCGCGGTGCGGCCGGTCGCGCGAAACACGAGTTCCACAACTACGGCCCGCTCGGCAAGTACGGATTCAAACGACCCGAGAGTGCGCAGACCGAGGTCCTCGAGGTCACCGTCCAGAAGCTCGACGAGGATGCGGCGCTGTACGCCGCAGACGATCTCGCCGAGGAAGACGGCGACGCGTACGTCATCGACGCACGCGACGTCGTCGAGGACGGCTACGAAGCCGATGTCGTGAAGGTACTCGGCGGCGGACAGGTCCGCCGCGAGCTCCGCGTCACCGCCGACGCGTTCACCGCCGGTGCGGTCGAACTTATCGAGGAGGCTGGCGGCGAGGCGACACTCTCTGAGCGCGCCGAGGAAGCCGCTGACGAATCGGAAAACACTTCCGACGACGAGGACGACGAGGCGTAA
- a CDS encoding 30S ribosomal protein S8, whose translation MTGNDPFTNALAGMDNAESVGHLSYTVEPASNIIGSVLEVLYDRGYVDGFEYVDDGKAGKFEVELKGAINECGAVKPRYSAGADEFEKWEKRYLPARDYGTLIVTTSHGVMSHYEAREEGIGGQVIAYVY comes from the coding sequence ATGACGGGAAACGATCCATTCACCAACGCGCTGGCCGGCATGGACAACGCCGAGAGCGTTGGCCACCTGTCGTACACGGTTGAGCCCGCCTCCAACATCATCGGCTCCGTCCTCGAGGTCCTCTACGACCGCGGGTACGTCGACGGCTTCGAGTACGTCGACGACGGGAAAGCCGGGAAGTTTGAGGTCGAACTGAAAGGAGCGATCAACGAGTGTGGCGCCGTCAAGCCCCGCTACTCCGCGGGTGCCGACGAGTTCGAGAAGTGGGAGAAGCGATACCTCCCCGCCCGTGACTACGGGACGCTCATCGTCACGACGAGCCACGGCGTTATGAGCCACTACGAGGCCCGCGAAGAGGGCATCGGCGGCCAAGTGATCGCATACGTCTACTAA
- a CDS encoding 50S ribosomal protein L30, translating into MQAIVQLRGDVNLEYGVEDTLDMLNIGRVNHATFVPETDSYRGMLTKVNDVVAFGEPSVDVVKTTIARRGEPLEGSADIDDEWIGDNTDYADLEALAEALVDEETTLREQGLSPTLRLHAPRGGHEGIKHPVIEGGELGRHTTEEIDSLLEAMR; encoded by the coding sequence ATGCAAGCGATCGTACAGCTCCGCGGCGACGTGAACCTCGAGTACGGCGTCGAGGATACCCTCGACATGCTGAATATCGGGCGCGTCAACCACGCGACGTTCGTCCCCGAGACGGACTCGTACCGCGGCATGCTCACCAAGGTGAACGATGTCGTCGCGTTCGGGGAACCGAGCGTGGATGTCGTCAAGACCACCATCGCGCGACGCGGCGAGCCTCTCGAAGGCTCGGCCGATATCGATGACGAGTGGATCGGCGACAATACCGACTACGCCGATCTGGAGGCGCTGGCCGAGGCGCTCGTCGACGAGGAGACGACCCTGCGCGAGCAGGGCCTCTCGCCGACGCTCCGACTCCACGCCCCCCGCGGCGGTCACGAGGGCATCAAACACCCGGTGATCGAGGGCGGCGAACTCGGTCGCCACACCACGGAGGAGATCGACAGTCTCCTGGAGGCGATGCGATGA
- a CDS encoding YeeE/YedE family protein codes for MSRHPLFMPLILGGGLVFGFGLGFSHMARPEVVIDFLTFEDFGLLFVMFGGSIVAGLAFWTLPKLRDTAPLTGRPYGRRLKSFDRNVLIGGSIFGVGWGLSGICPGAAYASLGVGNWPILYAIVGMFIGAYAQGVWRSRDADDPAVAPNDD; via the coding sequence ATGAGCCGGCATCCCCTGTTCATGCCGCTGATCCTCGGCGGCGGGCTCGTCTTCGGCTTCGGGCTCGGGTTCAGCCACATGGCGCGTCCGGAGGTCGTCATCGACTTCCTGACGTTCGAGGACTTCGGGCTCCTGTTCGTGATGTTCGGCGGCTCGATCGTCGCTGGACTCGCGTTCTGGACGCTCCCGAAGCTACGCGACACCGCGCCGCTCACCGGTCGCCCGTACGGCCGTCGCCTGAAGTCGTTCGACCGCAACGTCCTGATCGGCGGCTCCATCTTCGGGGTCGGCTGGGGGCTTTCGGGCATCTGTCCTGGCGCCGCCTACGCCAGCCTCGGTGTCGGCAACTGGCCGATCCTCTACGCGATCGTCGGGATGTTCATCGGCGCCTACGCGCAGGGCGTCTGGCGGAGCCGCGACGCCGACGACCCCGCGGTGGCTCCGAACGACGACTGA
- the rplX gene encoding 50S ribosomal protein L24, producing the protein MTKQPRKQRKRSETAPLHERQNQVRATLTDELREEYGQRNVRVNAGDTVEVLRGDAAGTEAEVISVDLSAERITVEDVTVEKADGEEVPRPIPASNVRVAELDLEDERREARLQEDNE; encoded by the coding sequence ATGACGAAACAGCCACGTAAACAGCGAAAACGGTCGGAGACCGCGCCGCTCCACGAGCGGCAGAATCAGGTCCGGGCCACCCTCACGGACGAGCTCCGTGAGGAGTACGGCCAGCGGAACGTCCGCGTCAACGCCGGAGATACCGTCGAGGTACTTCGCGGCGACGCGGCCGGCACGGAGGCCGAGGTCATCTCGGTCGACCTGTCCGCAGAACGGATCACCGTCGAGGACGTCACCGTCGAGAAGGCGGACGGGGAGGAAGTTCCCCGTCCCATCCCGGCGAGCAACGTCCGGGTGGCCGAACTGGACCTGGAAGACGAGCGCCGGGAGGCGCGGCTCCAGGAGGATAACGAATGA
- a CDS encoding M20 family metallopeptidase: MTHNPSDTNEPTDATANAAAPNDGPPVPTERIIDIATDLLAIDTQNPPGDVRPAIAYVEELLSTAGFDSERIATDPTKPNLIATVSGESDRTLLYNGHVDTVPFEREAWDRDPLGEHDGDRIYGRGATDMKGPLAAMLAAGEALATADRDPPVSVAFAVVSDEETGGDAGVDTLVERGALDRLAPDGCVIGETTCSGGRHSVTVADRGSIWLTLRASGTAAHGSRPFLGDNAIDRLWEAVSLIRSRLSARDLRLDATLRPIVEESVAFYEPTLGASTARDLFEHPTVNLGTIEGGETVNTVPDSAMARLDVRLTAGVDTADVLADIRECLADFTAVFVADASWSLGSHEPIESPIVEAVTQTAGSVTGDRIYRRSATGGGDAKTFRHAGVPTVEFGFGTDTVHAVDEYTTVEALRRNAAVYARLPTVWNAMVS; the protein is encoded by the coding sequence ATGACACACAACCCTTCAGATACGAACGAGCCGACCGACGCGACGGCGAACGCCGCCGCTCCCAACGACGGTCCGCCCGTCCCGACCGAGCGCATCATCGACATCGCAACCGACCTACTCGCGATCGATACACAGAATCCGCCCGGCGACGTTCGCCCGGCGATCGCGTATGTCGAGGAGTTACTTTCGACGGCCGGCTTCGACAGCGAGCGCATTGCGACCGACCCGACGAAGCCGAATCTGATCGCGACCGTGTCGGGCGAGTCCGACAGAACTCTGTTGTACAACGGTCACGTGGACACCGTCCCATTCGAGCGCGAAGCGTGGGATCGCGACCCGCTCGGTGAACACGACGGTGACCGGATCTACGGCCGCGGTGCGACCGACATGAAGGGGCCGCTCGCCGCAATGCTCGCGGCCGGCGAGGCGCTAGCCACCGCCGATAGAGACCCCCCGGTGTCGGTCGCGTTCGCGGTCGTAAGCGACGAGGAAACGGGCGGCGACGCCGGCGTCGACACGCTCGTAGAGCGCGGTGCGCTCGACCGACTCGCGCCCGACGGCTGCGTCATCGGCGAGACGACTTGTTCGGGCGGGCGTCACTCCGTCACCGTGGCAGACCGCGGAAGCATTTGGTTGACCCTTCGCGCCTCGGGTACCGCAGCACACGGCTCGCGCCCGTTTCTCGGCGACAACGCGATCGACCGGCTCTGGGAGGCAGTCTCGCTGATCCGGTCGCGGCTCTCCGCCCGTGATCTCCGCCTCGATGCGACACTGCGACCGATCGTCGAGGAGTCCGTCGCGTTCTACGAGCCGACCCTCGGCGCGAGTACGGCTCGCGATCTCTTCGAACACCCGACCGTAAATCTCGGAACGATCGAGGGCGGCGAGACGGTGAACACCGTTCCCGATTCGGCAATGGCCCGCCTCGACGTCCGGCTCACCGCCGGCGTCGACACCGCGGATGTGCTCGCCGACATTCGCGAGTGTCTCGCCGACTTCACGGCCGTCTTCGTCGCCGACGCGAGCTGGTCGCTCGGGAGCCACGAGCCGATCGAGAGCCCGATCGTCGAGGCCGTAACGCAGACCGCCGGCAGTGTGACGGGTGATCGGATATACCGACGGAGTGCGACCGGCGGCGGCGACGCGAAGACGTTCCGACATGCCGGAGTGCCGACCGTCGAGTTCGGATTCGGTACCGACACCGTCCACGCCGTCGATGAGTACACGACCGTCGAGGCGCTACGGCGTAATGCGGCGGTGTACGCTCGCCTCCCGACCGTGTGGAACGCGATGGTCTCGTAG
- a CDS encoding 50S ribosomal protein L19e has product MSDLKAQKRLAADELDVGKGRIWLDPEAQEEIEDAITREDVRDLIDQGTIRAKDAKTNSRGRARERAEKRSYGHQSGAGTRKGKSGARQNTKDDWKARIRAQRARLKELRDEEDVLDASEYRTLYNKSSGGEFEDVARLEAYIQTQYGYEVTD; this is encoded by the coding sequence ATGAGTGATCTGAAGGCGCAAAAACGGCTCGCAGCGGACGAGCTCGACGTCGGCAAGGGCCGCATCTGGCTCGACCCCGAGGCACAGGAGGAGATCGAGGACGCCATCACGCGAGAGGACGTCCGCGACCTCATCGACCAGGGTACGATCCGCGCGAAGGATGCGAAGACGAACTCCCGCGGTCGGGCCCGCGAGCGCGCAGAGAAGCGCTCGTACGGTCACCAGTCGGGCGCCGGCACCCGGAAAGGGAAGTCCGGCGCACGACAGAACACGAAAGATGACTGGAAGGCGCGGATCCGCGCGCAGCGCGCCCGCCTGAAGGAGCTTCGCGACGAGGAAGACGTTCTCGACGCCAGCGAATACCGCACGCTCTACAACAAGTCGAGCGGTGGCGAGTTCGAGGACGTCGCGCGGCTGGAGGCGTACATCCAGACGCAGTACGGTTACGAGGTGACGGACTAA
- a CDS encoding 50S ribosomal protein L32e has product MAEELEDISGVGPSKADPLRAAGYETVEDVKAASQSELSQVDGVGNALAARIKADVGGLEVDEEADAEIEDETDEEEEADEADTDEDVETELRPRGHADKTPELDDETARALAQKHREGKPQFNRQDYHKKKRIPTSWRKPRGGLSKQRRRMKAKGPVVEAGFRSPKASRDLHPSGFKEVRVHNTDDLEGVDGDTQAVRIASKVGGRKRELIEDEAEERGIRVLNPTYVEVEVNDE; this is encoded by the coding sequence ATGGCCGAAGAACTCGAAGACATCAGCGGTGTCGGTCCCTCGAAGGCGGACCCCCTTCGCGCGGCCGGCTACGAGACGGTCGAAGACGTGAAGGCCGCCTCCCAGTCGGAACTCTCCCAGGTCGACGGCGTCGGTAACGCGCTCGCAGCGCGTATCAAAGCCGATGTCGGCGGGCTGGAGGTCGACGAGGAGGCGGACGCGGAGATCGAAGACGAGACGGACGAGGAGGAGGAGGCCGACGAGGCTGACACCGACGAGGACGTCGAGACGGAGCTTCGCCCCCGCGGTCACGCCGATAAGACGCCGGAACTGGACGACGAGACCGCTCGCGCGCTCGCACAGAAGCACCGCGAGGGGAAACCGCAGTTCAACCGGCAGGACTACCACAAGAAGAAGCGCATCCCGACGTCGTGGCGCAAGCCGCGCGGCGGGCTCTCCAAGCAGCGCCGCCGCATGAAGGCGAAAGGCCCCGTCGTCGAGGCGGGATTCCGTTCGCCGAAGGCGTCGCGCGACCTACATCCGAGCGGCTTCAAGGAGGTCCGCGTGCACAACACGGACGATCTTGAGGGCGTCGACGGCGACACGCAGGCGGTGCGGATCGCCTCGAAGGTCGGCGGTCGCAAGCGCGAACTGATCGAAGACGAGGCGGAGGAGCGCGGAATCCGCGTGCTGAACCCGACCTACGTCGAAGTGGAGGTCAACGATGAGTGA
- a CDS encoding 50S ribosomal protein L14 codes for MEALKADVTQGLSKGSLITCADNTGARELKVISVAGYSGTKNRHPKAGIGDKVTVSVTKGTPEMRRQVLEAVVVRQRKPIRRPNGTRVKFEDNAAVIIDDLDEPRGTEIKGPVAREVAERFGSIASTATMIV; via the coding sequence ATGGAGGCACTCAAGGCCGATGTCACGCAGGGGCTCTCGAAGGGCTCGCTCATCACGTGCGCCGACAACACCGGCGCCCGTGAGCTGAAGGTGATCTCGGTGGCCGGCTACTCCGGCACCAAGAATCGCCACCCGAAGGCAGGTATCGGCGACAAGGTGACCGTCTCGGTCACCAAAGGGACCCCGGAGATGCGGCGGCAGGTGCTGGAGGCGGTCGTCGTCCGCCAGCGCAAGCCGATCCGCCGTCCGAACGGCACGCGCGTGAAGTTCGAGGATAACGCGGCCGTCATCATCGACGACCTCGATGAGCCGCGGGGCACGGAAATCAAAGGCCCCGTCGCTCGTGAGGTCGCCGAACGATTCGGGAGCATCGCCTCGACCGCGACGATGATCGTCTAA
- the secY gene encoding preprotein translocase subunit SecY: protein MSWKEVAEPVLTRMPVVERPAGHVPFKRKLMWTAGILVVYFFLTNINPFGLAAGQGSDFFGQFRSVLAGSSGSLLQVGIGPIVTASIVLQLLGGANLLGLDTDDPRDQVLYQGLQKLLVVIVTALTAAPMVFTGEFLPADPAVGQALGIGTFGVEALIFVQIFIGGVLLLFMDEIVSKWGVGSGVGLFIIAAVSQQIVGGFFSFSALGASGFFASWYGIIVGDVPVSLSPFTAEGLQNLLFDPGNILALFTTLFIFGIVVYAESVRVEIPLSHARVKGARGRFPVKLIYASVLPMILVRALQANIQFLGQLLSSQWAGMPGWLGVYGNQGQPLSGLFYYLNPIQARTDWMWFLGEIPASVEPWMIAVRLIIDLTFMVVGGAIFAIFWVETTGMGPEATAKQIQNSGMQIPGFRRNPQVVEKVMERYIPQVTVIGGALVGLLAVMANLLGTIGQVSGTGLLLAVSITYKLYEEIAEEQLMEMHPMMRQMFGNE from the coding sequence ATGAGTTGGAAGGAGGTCGCTGAACCGGTGCTCACGCGGATGCCCGTCGTGGAGCGACCCGCGGGTCACGTTCCGTTCAAGCGGAAGCTCATGTGGACGGCCGGCATCTTGGTCGTCTACTTCTTCCTGACCAACATCAACCCGTTTGGGTTGGCAGCCGGTCAGGGGTCTGACTTCTTCGGGCAGTTCCGGTCGGTACTTGCCGGCTCGTCCGGCTCGCTGTTACAGGTCGGTATCGGACCGATCGTCACGGCGTCCATCGTCCTCCAGCTGTTGGGTGGTGCGAACCTGCTGGGGCTCGATACCGACGACCCGCGCGATCAGGTCCTGTACCAGGGCCTCCAGAAGCTGCTGGTGGTCATCGTCACGGCGCTGACGGCCGCGCCGATGGTGTTCACTGGCGAGTTCCTGCCCGCGGATCCGGCCGTCGGACAGGCGCTCGGCATCGGGACGTTCGGCGTCGAAGCGCTGATCTTCGTACAGATCTTCATCGGTGGCGTCCTCCTCCTGTTCATGGACGAGATCGTGAGCAAGTGGGGCGTCGGCTCCGGCGTCGGGCTGTTTATCATCGCGGCGGTGAGCCAGCAGATCGTCGGCGGGTTCTTCAGCTTCTCCGCGCTCGGCGCGTCCGGCTTCTTCGCAAGCTGGTACGGCATCATCGTCGGCGACGTGCCGGTGTCGCTGTCGCCGTTCACGGCGGAGGGGCTCCAGAACTTGCTGTTCGATCCGGGGAACATCTTGGCGCTTTTCACCACGCTGTTCATCTTCGGGATCGTCGTGTACGCGGAGTCGGTCCGTGTCGAGATCCCGCTGTCGCACGCGCGGGTGAAGGGTGCTCGCGGGCGCTTCCCGGTGAAGCTCATCTACGCGTCCGTTCTGCCGATGATCCTCGTTCGCGCGTTGCAGGCGAACATCCAGTTCCTCGGGCAACTCCTCTCCTCGCAGTGGGCGGGGATGCCCGGATGGCTCGGCGTCTACGGCAATCAGGGTCAGCCCCTCTCCGGGCTGTTCTACTACCTGAACCCGATTCAGGCCCGTACGGACTGGATGTGGTTCCTGGGTGAGATCCCGGCGTCAGTCGAGCCGTGGATGATCGCGGTTCGACTGATCATCGACCTCACCTTCATGGTTGTCGGCGGTGCGATCTTCGCCATCTTCTGGGTCGAAACGACCGGGATGGGCCCGGAGGCGACGGCGAAACAGATCCAGAACTCCGGGATGCAGATCCCCGGATTCCGCCGGAACCCGCAGGTCGTCGAGAAGGTCATGGAGCGGTACATCCCGCAGGTGACTGTCATCGGCGGCGCCCTCGTCGGGCTGCTCGCCGTCATGGCGAACCTGCTCGGCACCATCGGTCAGGTCTCCGGAACCGGGCTGCTGCTCGCGGTCTCTATCACGTACAAGCTGTACGAGGAGATCGCAGAAGAGCAGCTGATGGAGATGCATCCGATGATGCGGCAGATGTTCGGCAACGAGTAG
- a CDS encoding YeeE/YedE family protein, with the protein MIDAIFADLLGPQTVDALFPNGISRYAIGGLLVGLGTVLIYLGTGITAGASTFLESTLSYVSGQSRFAQYLPSRDWRVVFTVGIIGGAAIYAVIYQGDPWSIAGSGWTTEVSAWRLFVGGILVGIGTRVGKGCTSGHGICGVGSVSRTSLVGVATFLLVAIVTANAVSALGVGL; encoded by the coding sequence GTGATCGACGCCATCTTCGCCGACCTGCTGGGCCCCCAGACCGTCGACGCGCTGTTCCCGAACGGGATCTCCCGGTACGCGATCGGCGGGCTGCTCGTCGGCCTCGGGACCGTCTTGATATACCTCGGCACGGGGATCACGGCGGGCGCGAGCACGTTCCTGGAGTCGACCCTCTCGTACGTTTCCGGGCAGTCCCGATTCGCACAGTACCTCCCGTCCCGTGACTGGCGCGTCGTGTTCACCGTCGGGATCATCGGCGGTGCCGCGATCTACGCGGTGATCTACCAGGGCGACCCGTGGTCGATCGCGGGCAGCGGCTGGACCACCGAGGTATCCGCTTGGCGGCTGTTCGTCGGCGGAATCCTCGTCGGAATCGGTACCCGCGTCGGGAAGGGGTGTACCTCGGGCCACGGGATCTGCGGCGTCGGATCGGTCTCTCGCACGTCGCTGGTCGGCGTAGCGACCTTCCTCCTCGTCGCGATCGTGACTGCGAACGCCGTCTCCGCGTTGGGGGTGGGGCTATGA
- a CDS encoding 50S ribosomal protein L6, translating to MNRVEIEIPDDVSAETDHLELTVEGPNGSVTRRLWYPDVEVTVEDGVVAIASENEDAKTNATVGTFESHVANMIHGVTDGWEYTMEVYYAHFPMQVTVEGDEVVIENFLGERAQRRTPIRGDTDVQIDGETVTLSGSDKEAVGQTAADIEQLTKVTDKDTRVFQDGVYIVEKPTGGA from the coding sequence ATGAACAGAGTCGAAATCGAGATTCCGGACGACGTCTCCGCCGAGACCGACCACCTCGAACTTACCGTCGAGGGTCCCAACGGGAGCGTTACGCGACGCCTCTGGTACCCCGACGTCGAGGTCACGGTCGAGGACGGTGTCGTCGCGATCGCTTCCGAGAACGAGGACGCGAAGACGAACGCCACGGTTGGCACCTTCGAGAGCCACGTCGCCAACATGATCCACGGTGTCACCGACGGATGGGAGTACACGATGGAAGTGTACTACGCCCACTTCCCGATGCAGGTGACCGTGGAGGGCGACGAGGTCGTCATCGAGAACTTCCTCGGCGAGCGAGCACAGCGACGCACCCCGATCCGCGGGGACACGGACGTACAGATCGACGGCGAGACGGTCACGCTTTCGGGCTCCGACAAGGAGGCCGTCGGGCAGACCGCCGCCGACATCGAACAGCTGACGAAGGTGACCGACAAGGACACGCGTGTCTTCCAAGACGGCGTGTACATCGTCGAGAAGCCCACCGGAGGTGCCTAA
- a CDS encoding 30S ribosomal protein S14 → MSEANNDTGEHASKRTDSRHTCRRCDREQGLVGKYDINLCRQCFREVARDMGFEKYS, encoded by the coding sequence ATGAGCGAAGCGAACAACGACACGGGCGAGCACGCGTCGAAACGCACCGACTCCCGGCACACGTGCCGACGGTGCGACCGCGAGCAGGGACTCGTCGGCAAGTACGACATTAACCTCTGCCGGCAGTGTTTCCGCGAGGTCGCCCGAGACATGGGATTCGAGAAGTACAGCTGA
- a CDS encoding 50S ribosomal protein L5 — MSESESASHEMREPYLEKVVVHMGVGQGGEPLADAEEIIEEITDQQSVRTTSKRTIAEFGIRKGDPIGVKVTLRGEDAHAFLDTALELADISKSQFDDTGNLSFGVEDHTDFPSQEYDPNIGIYGLDVTTTIVRPGYRVSKRDKATASIPSKHRMTAEDATAFLETNFDVEVTE; from the coding sequence ATGAGTGAATCCGAGAGCGCGTCCCACGAGATGCGCGAGCCGTACCTCGAGAAGGTCGTCGTCCACATGGGCGTCGGGCAGGGCGGTGAGCCGCTCGCCGACGCCGAGGAGATCATCGAGGAGATCACGGACCAGCAGTCGGTACGGACCACCTCGAAGCGCACCATCGCCGAGTTCGGGATCCGCAAGGGCGACCCGATCGGCGTCAAGGTGACGCTGCGGGGCGAGGACGCGCACGCGTTCCTCGACACCGCGTTGGAACTGGCCGATATCTCCAAGAGCCAGTTCGACGACACGGGGAACCTGAGTTTCGGGGTCGAGGACCATACCGACTTCCCGAGCCAGGAATACGACCCGAACATCGGCATCTACGGCCTCGACGTGACGACGACAATCGTCCGTCCCGGCTACCGCGTGTCGAAGCGGGACAAGGCAACCGCCTCGATCCCGTCCAAACACCGGATGACCGCCGAGGACGCGACCGCGTTCCTCGAAACGAACTTCGACGTTGAGGTAACGGAATGA
- a CDS encoding 30S ribosomal protein S4e: MTRHQKRLAVPNSWPVERKTNTFTVKAGAGPHGEAGVPLVVLLRDVLGYVDSTKEARYALNNDSVLVNGDAISDEQRPIGMFDILAFPERGEFFRVFPDEGGRLALTSVDEEAAGSRLGKITNKSVVPGGDAQLTLHDGTNVLVDADTEYDTKDSIVVDNESKDVVAHFEYEEGALVTAVAGQHAGRIGEVADIDVTLGSGSNTVFVGDDEDGYETVEEYLVVIDENFTGDDADEVDSDE; the protein is encoded by the coding sequence ATGACGCGACATCAGAAGCGACTGGCAGTACCGAACTCCTGGCCGGTCGAGCGAAAGACGAACACGTTCACCGTCAAGGCCGGCGCCGGCCCGCACGGTGAGGCGGGCGTTCCGCTCGTCGTCCTGCTGCGGGACGTGCTCGGCTACGTCGACTCGACGAAGGAGGCGCGCTACGCGCTGAACAACGACTCGGTCCTCGTCAACGGGGACGCCATCTCGGACGAGCAGCGTCCGATCGGGATGTTCGACATCCTGGCGTTCCCCGAGCGCGGGGAGTTCTTCCGCGTCTTCCCCGACGAGGGCGGTCGGCTCGCGCTGACCTCCGTCGACGAGGAAGCCGCCGGCAGCCGGCTCGGAAAGATCACGAACAAGTCCGTCGTCCCCGGTGGCGACGCTCAGCTAACACTCCACGACGGGACGAATGTCCTCGTGGACGCCGACACCGAGTACGACACGAAAGACTCGATCGTCGTTGACAACGAGTCGAAGGATGTCGTCGCCCACTTCGAGTACGAAGAGGGCGCCTTGGTCACCGCCGTCGCCGGCCAACACGCCGGCCGCATCGGCGAGGTGGCCGACATCGACGTGACGCTCGGCTCCGGCTCGAACACGGTCTTCGTCGGCGACGACGAGGACGGCTACGAGACGGTCGAGGAGTACCTCGTCGTCATCGACGAGAACTTCACTGGCGACGACGCCGACGAGGTGGATTCGGATGAGTGA